A window from Desulfovibrio subterraneus encodes these proteins:
- a CDS encoding menaquinone biosynthetic enzyme MqnA/MqnD family protein has translation MTEKELRIGRIRYLNVLPIYYPMESGVMGRDFKLVYGAPAELNDMMARGELHVASASSVEYARHADQYYLVPDIAIGSCGPVMSVLLISRKPIWELEGETVLTTAQSHTSACLLRMLFRDYLKINVQYETGSVMESIESGDLPTAALCIGDDALRLRSDDRYPYRMDLGEAWREWTGLPFIFGVWVISRKAVEDGCFNRDPATLFIRAKDWGVANMEQMVSMAADTGYLSKEDMRTYFTKGLVYNLRTKEQEGLRLFYRRLAEAGEIPAVPELVFYDHGTMTPPECRQEPEDD, from the coding sequence TTGACTGAAAAGGAACTACGCATAGGGCGCATCAGATATCTGAACGTGCTGCCCATCTACTACCCCATGGAAAGCGGTGTCATGGGACGTGACTTCAAGCTCGTGTATGGCGCACCCGCTGAATTGAATGACATGATGGCGCGGGGCGAACTGCATGTGGCCTCTGCATCATCCGTTGAATATGCCCGCCATGCCGACCAGTATTATCTGGTGCCGGACATCGCCATAGGCAGCTGCGGCCCTGTGATGAGCGTGTTGCTCATAAGCCGCAAGCCCATATGGGAGCTTGAGGGCGAAACCGTGCTCACTACGGCGCAGTCACACACCTCGGCATGCCTGCTACGCATGCTGTTCCGCGATTATCTCAAGATCAACGTGCAGTATGAAACCGGCTCGGTGATGGAGAGCATTGAATCGGGCGATCTGCCCACGGCAGCCCTGTGCATCGGCGACGATGCCCTGCGGCTGCGTTCCGACGACCGCTATCCCTATCGCATGGACCTTGGCGAGGCGTGGCGCGAATGGACCGGCCTGCCCTTCATTTTTGGTGTGTGGGTCATCTCCCGCAAGGCCGTGGAAGATGGCTGCTTCAACCGCGATCCCGCAACGCTGTTCATCCGCGCCAAGGATTGGGGCGTGGCCAATATGGAGCAGATGGTTTCCATGGCTGCGGACACGGGCTACCTGTCCAAGGAAGACATGCGCACCTACTTCACCAAGGGGCTTGTCTACAACCTGCGGACAAAGGAGCAGGAGGGGCTGCGCCTCTTCTACCGGCGTCTTGCCGAAGCCGGTGAGATTCCTGCTGTGCCCGAGCTGGTGTTCTATGACCATGGCACCATGACGCCGCCCGAATGCAGGCAGGAGCCTGAAGACGATTAG
- the acs gene encoding acetate--CoA ligase, protein MRGTIDNLLVEERVFRPLPRIAAEATVNPQDILAARKHADADWKGFWEEAADELQWFRKWETVVDETNAPFYRWFSGARCNIVHNALDRHIETVNKNRLALIWEGEPGDTRKLTYFELYREVNRFANVLRGLGVKKGERVLIYMPSLPETVIAMLATAKIGAVHSVVFAGFSSGALADRIEDAQPRAIVTVDGFYRNGRVIPLKPLVDEALQHCHSLVEAVVVVHRAHLDVAMHDDRDRWWHDVMLHQPTEALTEVVEANDPLFMLYTSGTTGKPKGIVHSHGGYMVGVHRTLNWVFDLKPTDIFWCTADPGWITGHSYVIYGPLMAGTTTLLYEGHPLYPEAGRLWSMVERWGVTILYTVPTLIRMLMRFGTQYPAGHDLTTLRLLGTVGEPISPEAWVWFYKNIGRGQCPLLDTWWQTETGMIMISPLPVSLLKPGSVTKPMPGIDVDVVDEQGNSLPPRTGGYLVIKRPWPAMMSTVFNDHAAYVDMYWSQFPGWYFPGDVARKDDDGYIWIQGRADDVIMIAGHRVGTAELEAALSSHPAVAECGVIGVPDEIRGEVAKAFVMLHDDLPPFGGYVQADDMETELMEHVRRELGPVAVLKAVEFRKELPKNRSGKIMRRILRAEEFGEDVGDTSTLEEGPFCLR, encoded by the coding sequence ATGCGGGGCACCATAGACAACCTGCTGGTGGAAGAACGTGTTTTCCGCCCCCTGCCACGCATTGCCGCAGAAGCCACCGTCAACCCGCAGGATATTCTTGCCGCGCGCAAACATGCGGATGCCGACTGGAAGGGATTCTGGGAAGAGGCAGCGGATGAACTGCAGTGGTTCCGCAAATGGGAAACCGTGGTGGACGAGACAAACGCCCCGTTCTACCGCTGGTTCTCCGGTGCGCGCTGCAACATCGTGCACAACGCGCTGGACCGCCACATAGAAACGGTGAACAAGAACCGGCTCGCCCTCATATGGGAAGGTGAACCCGGCGACACCCGCAAGCTTACCTATTTCGAGCTCTACCGCGAGGTGAACCGCTTCGCCAACGTTCTGCGCGGCCTCGGTGTGAAGAAGGGCGAACGCGTACTCATCTACATGCCCTCGCTGCCGGAAACCGTGATTGCAATGCTCGCTACGGCCAAGATTGGTGCCGTGCACAGCGTGGTGTTTGCAGGGTTCTCATCCGGTGCGCTTGCCGACCGCATTGAGGACGCCCAGCCCCGCGCCATCGTGACCGTGGACGGCTTTTACCGCAACGGTCGTGTAATACCCCTCAAACCTCTGGTAGACGAGGCGCTGCAGCATTGCCACTCGCTCGTTGAGGCCGTTGTAGTTGTGCACCGCGCCCACCTTGATGTGGCCATGCACGACGACCGCGACCGCTGGTGGCATGATGTCATGCTGCATCAGCCCACCGAGGCCCTTACCGAGGTTGTTGAGGCCAATGATCCTCTCTTCATGCTGTATACCTCCGGCACCACGGGCAAGCCCAAGGGCATAGTCCACTCGCACGGCGGCTACATGGTGGGCGTGCACCGCACCCTGAACTGGGTATTCGACCTGAAGCCCACAGACATTTTCTGGTGCACCGCCGATCCCGGCTGGATCACGGGCCACTCCTACGTCATTTACGGCCCGCTCATGGCGGGTACCACCACCCTGCTCTACGAAGGGCATCCGCTTTATCCGGAAGCGGGGCGCCTGTGGTCCATGGTGGAGCGCTGGGGCGTGACCATTCTCTATACCGTACCCACGCTCATCCGCATGCTCATGCGTTTCGGCACGCAGTATCCCGCCGGACACGACCTCACCACGCTGCGCCTGCTGGGTACCGTGGGCGAACCTATTTCGCCCGAAGCGTGGGTCTGGTTCTACAAGAATATCGGCCGCGGCCAATGCCCGCTGCTCGACACATGGTGGCAGACAGAAACCGGCATGATCATGATCTCGCCGCTGCCCGTCTCCCTGCTCAAACCGGGGTCCGTGACCAAGCCCATGCCGGGCATAGATGTGGATGTGGTGGACGAACAGGGCAATTCGCTGCCGCCGCGCACCGGCGGATATCTGGTCATAAAACGCCCGTGGCCCGCCATGATGAGCACGGTATTCAATGATCACGCAGCCTATGTGGATATGTACTGGTCCCAGTTCCCGGGCTGGTATTTCCCCGGCGACGTGGCCCGCAAGGACGACGACGGCTACATCTGGATTCAGGGACGGGCCGACGACGTTATCATGATAGCGGGGCATCGCGTGGGTACGGCGGAACTTGAGGCTGCGCTTTCCTCGCACCCCGCTGTTGCAGAATGCGGCGTTATCGGCGTGCCTGACGAAATTCGCGGCGAGGTTGCCAAAGCCTTCGTGATGCTGCACGACGATCTGCCCCCGTTTGGCGGCTATGTGCAGGCGGACGACATGGAAACCGAACTCATGGAGCATGTACGACGGGAACTCGGCCCCGTGGCCGTGCTGAAGGCGGTGGAGTTCCGCAAGGAGCTGCCCAAGAACCGAAGCGGCAAGATCATGCGCCGCATTCTGCGTGCCGAAGAGTTCGGCGAGGATGTGGGTGATACCAGCACGCTGGAAGAAGGCCCCTTCTGCCTGCGCTGA
- a CDS encoding flavodoxin family protein: MTNSVSLSATQTDGFPIVAISCSPRAGGNSDQACRLFMEGVSAAGGTSKLVLLRHYDVHHCVSCQRCEHDPAKACYLTEKDQSNELFSFMLTAPVVFFASPVYFYHVPSHFKAFIDRCQCFWMRYHAGETSMTGLPPRKAFLAMMGARQKGEKLFEGSVLTMKCFLQPFNFTLQQPLLMYGLDGPKDLANNEEDCESLRRMGMDAQKAVEEFLEQHKG; the protein is encoded by the coding sequence ATGACGAACAGTGTTTCCCTATCCGCAACGCAGACCGATGGCTTTCCCATCGTTGCCATATCATGCAGTCCCCGCGCCGGTGGAAACAGCGATCAGGCGTGCAGGCTGTTCATGGAAGGGGTCTCTGCGGCAGGCGGTACATCCAAACTGGTACTGCTGCGCCATTACGACGTGCACCACTGCGTATCCTGTCAGCGCTGCGAGCACGACCCGGCAAAGGCCTGCTATCTCACCGAAAAGGACCAGAGCAACGAGCTTTTCAGCTTCATGCTGACTGCTCCGGTGGTGTTCTTCGCCTCACCCGTATACTTCTATCACGTGCCATCGCACTTCAAGGCCTTCATCGACCGCTGTCAGTGTTTCTGGATGCGCTACCATGCCGGTGAAACGAGCATGACCGGCCTGCCTCCCAGAAAAGCCTTCCTCGCCATGATGGGCGCGCGGCAGAAAGGTGAAAAGCTGTTTGAAGGGAGCGTGCTGACCATGAAGTGCTTCCTGCAGCCGTTCAATTTCACGCTGCAACAGCCGCTGCTCATGTACGGACTGGATGGCCCCAAGGACCTTGCCAACAACGAGGAAGACTGCGAAAGCCTGCGCCGCATGGGCATGGACGCCCAGAAAGCCGTAGAAGAATTTCTGGAGCAACATAAAGGCTGA
- a CDS encoding nitroreductase family protein, which translates to MSAEAILAAIQERRSIRKYTDEPVADEAVRAILEAGRWAPSGMNNQPFRFLVLRREDPRFETLSGLTKYTHIVKSCPVMIALFLDKKATYHEHKDHQSAGACIQNMMLAAHAQGLGTVWLGQMMNNAPQVLEALQLSPDEYEFITVITVGHPAEPGKANRHPLDHYMLEKF; encoded by the coding sequence ATGAGCGCAGAAGCCATACTTGCCGCCATACAAGAGCGACGCAGCATACGCAAATATACCGATGAACCGGTTGCGGACGAGGCAGTGCGCGCCATTCTCGAAGCCGGACGCTGGGCCCCCAGCGGCATGAACAACCAGCCGTTCCGCTTTCTCGTGCTGCGCAGGGAAGACCCGCGCTTCGAAACGCTTTCCGGCCTCACCAAATACACGCACATCGTGAAAAGCTGCCCCGTGATGATTGCCCTGTTTCTCGACAAAAAGGCAACCTATCACGAGCACAAGGACCACCAGTCCGCCGGTGCCTGCATACAGAACATGATGCTGGCAGCACACGCGCAGGGGCTCGGCACCGTCTGGCTCGGCCAGATGATGAACAATGCCCCGCAGGTTCTTGAGGCGCTGCAGCTTTCGCCCGACGAGTACGAATTCATCACCGTCATCACCGTGGGGCACCCCGCTGAACCGGGCAAGGCCAACCGACACCCCCTCGATCATTACATGCTGGAGAAATTTTGA
- a CDS encoding ComF family protein produces MPSPLLTRITHALHTFSHAAGFDVRRCTACGAPCTPEKSAPLMAREDNSPLCEACADSMRPRKGGYCTRCGLIFADESLPPAPCADCLKNPPVWDSLTFVTVYQNDLRHGMLRFKFHGALEQGAVLGELLAERCLENRKAIGTPDAVVPVPLHRGRLHERGYNQTLELARPVAAALGVPLMQHLLRRTAATPHQIGLSKEQRNRNLQGAFAADAAARGKSVLLVDDIMTTGATIQAAVQCLRTGGADAVHVAVVGRTPDMIAR; encoded by the coding sequence ATGCCATCGCCTCTGCTCACCCGCATTACGCACGCACTGCACACGTTCAGCCATGCTGCAGGGTTTGATGTACGCCGCTGCACGGCATGCGGAGCCCCCTGCACACCGGAAAAATCCGCACCGTTGATGGCCCGAGAGGACAACAGCCCGCTCTGCGAAGCATGTGCGGACTCCATGCGACCGCGAAAAGGCGGCTACTGCACCCGCTGCGGGCTGATATTCGCCGACGAATCCCTTCCGCCCGCCCCATGCGCGGACTGCCTGAAGAACCCGCCTGTGTGGGATTCCCTGACCTTTGTCACCGTGTATCAGAACGACCTGCGCCACGGTATGCTCCGTTTCAAGTTCCACGGTGCACTGGAGCAGGGAGCCGTGCTCGGTGAACTGCTGGCCGAGCGCTGCCTTGAGAACAGAAAGGCCATAGGCACCCCCGATGCAGTAGTTCCCGTCCCCCTGCACCGTGGCCGCCTGCATGAACGCGGCTATAACCAGACGCTTGAACTGGCCCGCCCCGTTGCCGCAGCCCTTGGCGTACCGCTCATGCAGCACCTGCTGCGCCGCACAGCTGCCACGCCCCACCAGATAGGCCTGAGCAAGGAACAGCGTAACCGCAACCTGCAAGGGGCCTTTGCCGCTGATGCCGCCGCCAGAGGCAAATCAGTTCTGCTGGTGGACGACATCATGACTACCGGCGCAACCATTCAGGCTGCAGTACAGTGCCTGCGTACCGGCGGTGCCGATGCGGTGCACGTGGCCGTGGTCGGCCGCACACCGGACATGATTGCCCGCTAA
- a CDS encoding MBL fold metallo-hydrolase produces MQIKTFPLGPLETNCHLAWHNGLAVAVDPGGDPARVITFLQQNNLKLTHILNTHLHFDHIYGNQALHEATGAPILACSKDAYMLDSELGSGGMWGFPKVTPFAFESIEEGASSFMGLPCTVLHTPGHTPGSLSFHFPDAGAVFVGDLLFYRSIGRTDFPGGSMDDLKDSVIRKIFPLPGETVVYSGHGPVTSVQDEKLNNPYLTEFVR; encoded by the coding sequence ATGCAGATAAAGACCTTTCCCCTCGGCCCGCTGGAAACCAACTGCCACCTTGCATGGCATAACGGACTTGCCGTGGCCGTTGACCCCGGCGGAGACCCTGCCCGCGTCATTACCTTTTTGCAGCAGAATAACCTCAAGCTCACCCATATTCTGAACACGCACCTGCATTTTGACCACATATACGGCAATCAGGCACTGCACGAGGCCACGGGCGCGCCCATTCTCGCCTGCAGCAAGGATGCCTACATGCTCGATTCCGAGCTTGGCAGCGGCGGCATGTGGGGCTTTCCCAAGGTAACGCCCTTTGCCTTCGAATCCATCGAAGAAGGTGCAAGCAGCTTCATGGGTCTGCCCTGCACAGTGCTGCACACCCCCGGCCACACACCGGGCAGCCTCTCCTTCCATTTCCCGGACGCAGGCGCCGTATTCGTGGGCGACCTGCTCTTCTATCGCTCCATCGGCCGCACTGATTTCCCCGGCGGCAGCATGGACGACCTGAAGGATTCGGTCATACGCAAGATTTTCCCGCTCCCCGGCGAAACGGTGGTCTATTCCGGACACGGGCCCGTGACTTCCGTACAGGATGAAAAACTGAACAACCCCTATTTAACGGAATTCGTCAGGTAG
- a CDS encoding arsenate reductase ArsC — MTRRKMLILCTGNSCRSQMAEGWVRALKGDLFDVWSAGIEKHGMNPFAIQVMAEAGVDISAHWSKLAAELPEQEYDYIVTVCGHASENCPYFPGSARRVHAGFDDPPRLAKDAKTEEEALGHYRRVRDEIRRWAEGLPDTLG, encoded by the coding sequence ATGACACGCAGGAAGATGCTTATACTGTGCACGGGCAATTCGTGCCGCAGCCAGATGGCCGAAGGATGGGTGAGGGCGCTCAAGGGAGACCTGTTTGACGTGTGGTCGGCAGGAATAGAGAAGCACGGCATGAACCCCTTTGCCATACAGGTGATGGCGGAGGCGGGCGTGGATATCTCTGCACACTGGTCAAAGCTTGCGGCAGAACTGCCGGAGCAGGAATATGACTACATTGTGACCGTGTGCGGCCATGCCAGCGAGAATTGCCCCTACTTCCCCGGCAGCGCCCGGCGGGTGCATGCAGGATTTGATGATCCGCCCCGTCTGGCAAAGGATGCGAAGACGGAAGAGGAAGCCCTTGGCCATTACCGCCGTGTGCGGGACGAAATCCGTCGCTGGGCCGAAGGGCTGCCGGATACTCTGGGATAG
- a CDS encoding DUF429 domain-containing protein translates to MPAARTICGFDMTSAPSRQKPITCAICTLEGNRLTLLSLRGLESVVDFRHALADAQYQLDVQRRFIVQCSAVGQCADAADPSDGGYSWIAGLDFPFGQAAEFLAEAGWPAEWEVYVRHAGSLSREEYAEAIYAVMAKRPKGRKLIRRLTDVAANAISPMSLAYVPVGRMFHALAPIVLESGADVFPLRMRGDSRLLLEAYPALVARAVIGSDSYKEGPAAQREQRAQNRGRLVQGLAVYAEQNGGLVLDVPYVFAETMLHDWRGDYLDAFLCAVQVACASHLGDWGMPSEHADAVDGSAEVRNKALECMRRTEGWILGTDLP, encoded by the coding sequence ATGCCCGCTGCGCGCACCATATGCGGTTTTGACATGACATCCGCCCCGTCGCGGCAAAAGCCCATTACCTGCGCCATCTGCACGTTGGAGGGGAACAGGCTGACCCTGCTTTCCCTGCGGGGGCTGGAATCGGTTGTCGATTTCCGGCACGCTCTTGCTGACGCGCAATACCAGCTTGATGTGCAACGTCGGTTCATTGTGCAATGCAGTGCTGTTGGGCAATGCGCTGACGCTGCAGACCCGTCCGACGGCGGGTACAGCTGGATTGCTGGGTTGGACTTTCCCTTCGGTCAGGCTGCGGAATTTCTGGCAGAAGCGGGCTGGCCTGCAGAATGGGAAGTCTATGTGCGTCATGCGGGCAGCCTGTCGAGGGAAGAGTATGCAGAGGCAATTTATGCGGTCATGGCCAAGCGCCCCAAGGGACGCAAGCTCATCCGCAGGCTGACGGACGTGGCCGCCAATGCCATAAGCCCCATGAGCCTTGCCTATGTGCCGGTGGGGCGCATGTTTCATGCGCTTGCCCCCATTGTTCTGGAAAGCGGGGCCGATGTGTTTCCGCTGCGCATGAGAGGTGATTCCCGCCTGTTGCTGGAAGCCTATCCCGCTCTTGTGGCGCGGGCCGTGATCGGTTCCGATTCCTACAAGGAAGGCCCAGCGGCACAGAGGGAGCAGAGGGCGCAGAACAGGGGGCGACTGGTGCAGGGGCTTGCCGTGTATGCAGAACAGAACGGCGGACTTGTCTTGGATGTGCCTTACGTCTTTGCCGAAACCATGCTGCATGACTGGCGCGGCGATTATCTGGATGCCTTTCTCTGTGCGGTGCAGGTCGCCTGTGCAAGTCATCTGGGGGATTGGGGCATGCCATCGGAGCATGCCGATGCGGTGGATGGCAGTGCCGAAGTCCGCAACAAGGCTCTGGAATGCATGCGGCGGACGGAAGGCTGGATTCTGGGAACTGATTTGCCTTGA
- a CDS encoding glutamate synthase-related protein, with protein MFQWSKSNDVLGTVNRGNAIESGLCTLCRADCQGKCETWLSAMRGREILYPRDFGTVTAGSGNTTHVGVSYNSLRIQGNSFGAQGMSDNGKAQSGDVLFTDVSLETSFGAKEKTKVKVPFMTGALGSTFIAAKYWDSFAAGCALVGAPIVIGENVVGVDRQAELQSGRITKAPELERRIDTYLRYYDGYGAIIVQLNVEDTRNGVAEYVAEKYGDKVIIELKWGQGAKNIGGEIEVTSLDYALFLKKRGYLVDPDPELAEVQEGFNKGAIKSFARHSRLGYTNLDSVEKVRAEFMNSVAYLRSLGFKRISLKTGSYGMEALAMALRFATDAELDLLTIDGSGGGTGMSPWNMMESWGVPSILLHAKAYEYASMLAAQGKKVVDLSFAGGFAKGPDIFKALSMGAPYTKLICMGRAMMIPGFLGSNIEGVLFPERRAKVNGNWDSLPAAVSKFGSTAEEIFVGYQDVKKIVGAKEMENLPLGAVAMWCMVDKLSCALQQLLAGVRKFSLNEISRDDIASGNRETAAETGVPFITDVMDESARRILTMR; from the coding sequence ATGTTTCAATGGTCCAAATCGAATGATGTTCTTGGCACTGTGAACCGCGGCAACGCCATTGAATCCGGCCTGTGCACTCTGTGCCGCGCCGACTGTCAGGGCAAGTGTGAAACCTGGCTCAGCGCCATGCGCGGTCGCGAGATCCTGTATCCCCGCGACTTCGGCACCGTAACCGCAGGCAGCGGCAACACCACCCACGTGGGCGTGAGCTACAACTCCCTGCGTATTCAGGGCAACAGCTTCGGCGCTCAAGGCATGAGCGACAACGGCAAGGCACAGAGCGGCGACGTACTCTTCACCGACGTTTCCCTTGAAACCAGCTTCGGCGCGAAGGAAAAGACCAAGGTCAAGGTTCCCTTCATGACCGGCGCTCTCGGTTCCACCTTCATCGCTGCCAAGTACTGGGATTCCTTTGCCGCCGGTTGCGCACTGGTTGGCGCTCCCATCGTCATCGGTGAAAACGTGGTGGGTGTTGACCGTCAGGCAGAACTGCAGAGCGGCCGCATCACCAAAGCGCCCGAACTGGAACGCCGCATTGACACCTACCTGCGCTACTACGACGGCTACGGTGCCATCATCGTGCAGCTGAACGTGGAAGACACCCGCAACGGCGTGGCCGAATACGTCGCCGAGAAGTACGGCGACAAGGTCATCATCGAGCTGAAGTGGGGCCAGGGCGCAAAGAACATCGGCGGCGAAATCGAAGTAACCAGCCTTGATTACGCTCTGTTCCTCAAGAAGCGCGGCTACCTTGTGGACCCCGATCCCGAACTGGCCGAAGTGCAGGAAGGCTTCAACAAGGGCGCCATCAAGAGCTTTGCCCGTCACAGCCGCCTCGGCTACACCAACCTTGATTCCGTGGAGAAGGTCCGCGCCGAGTTCATGAACTCCGTCGCCTACCTGCGTTCCCTCGGCTTCAAGCGCATTTCCCTGAAGACCGGCTCTTACGGCATGGAAGCACTGGCCATGGCCCTGCGCTTTGCCACCGACGCCGAACTCGACCTGCTCACCATCGACGGTTCCGGCGGCGGCACCGGCATGAGCCCCTGGAACATGATGGAATCCTGGGGCGTGCCTTCCATCCTGCTGCACGCCAAGGCATACGAATACGCCAGCATGCTGGCCGCACAGGGCAAGAAGGTTGTGGACCTCTCCTTTGCGGGCGGTTTCGCCAAGGGTCCGGACATCTTCAAGGCTCTGTCCATGGGCGCTCCCTACACCAAGCTCATCTGCATGGGCCGCGCAATGATGATTCCCGGCTTCCTCGGTTCCAACATCGAAGGCGTGCTCTTCCCCGAGCGCCGCGCCAAGGTGAACGGCAACTGGGACAGCCTGCCTGCAGCCGTTTCCAAGTTCGGCTCCACCGCAGAAGAAATCTTCGTGGGCTACCAGGACGTGAAGAAGATCGTGGGTGCCAAGGAAATGGAAAACCTGCCCCTCGGCGCAGTGGCCATGTGGTGCATGGTGGACAAGCTCTCCTGCGCTCTGCAGCAGCTGCTTGCCGGTGTACGCAAGTTCTCCCTCAACGAGATCTCCCGCGACGACATCGCCTCCGGCAACCGCGAAACCGCCGCTGAAACCGGTGTTCCCTTCATCACCGACGTCATGGACGAAAGCGCCCGCCGCATTCTGACCATGCGCTAG
- the mqnC gene encoding cyclic dehypoxanthinyl futalosine synthase: protein MMSGSAFNENPAVIAVAEKVLRGGRIDFAEARVLYEQASLFTLGSLAHAVRLRKHPDTIVTYVADRNINYSNICVCACRFCAFFCPPEKAEEQGGYVITREELGRKIEETIALGGTQILMQGGHHPDLRLEWYEDMIRWIKETYPSIHVHAFSPPEIVFFAELEGLMVKEVIARLRAAGLDSIPGGGAEILVDEVRSKVSPNKCSASRWLAVMEEAHYQDLRTTATMMFGHEETHLHRIEHLFAVREVQDRTGGFTAFIPWTFQPGNTNIKVTPEPAPGYLRVLALSRIVLDNVDNIQASWVTMGPEIAQLALYYGANDFGSLMIEENVVAAAGVSFRLSRADIHKIVRAAGFEPRQRNMTYEFIDPQPEV, encoded by the coding sequence CATAGATTTTGCCGAGGCACGGGTGCTGTATGAGCAGGCAAGCCTGTTTACCCTCGGCTCCCTTGCCCATGCCGTGCGCCTGCGCAAGCACCCTGACACCATCGTCACCTATGTGGCTGACCGCAATATCAATTATTCCAACATATGTGTTTGCGCCTGCCGGTTCTGTGCCTTCTTCTGCCCCCCTGAAAAGGCGGAGGAGCAGGGCGGCTATGTGATCACCCGCGAGGAGCTTGGCCGCAAGATAGAGGAAACCATTGCTCTCGGCGGCACGCAGATTCTCATGCAGGGCGGGCATCATCCCGATCTGCGTCTGGAATGGTATGAGGACATGATTCGCTGGATAAAGGAGACCTATCCTTCCATCCACGTGCATGCCTTCTCGCCGCCGGAAATCGTTTTCTTTGCGGAGCTGGAAGGGCTGATGGTGAAAGAAGTCATCGCCCGTCTGCGCGCGGCCGGTCTGGATTCCATTCCCGGTGGCGGTGCAGAGATTCTGGTGGACGAAGTGCGCAGCAAGGTTTCTCCCAACAAGTGCAGCGCCTCACGCTGGCTGGCAGTGATGGAAGAGGCCCATTATCAGGACCTGCGCACTACGGCGACCATGATGTTCGGGCATGAGGAAACGCACCTGCACCGCATTGAACATCTTTTTGCCGTGCGTGAAGTGCAGGACCGCACGGGCGGGTTTACCGCCTTCATTCCGTGGACCTTCCAGCCCGGAAACACCAATATCAAGGTAACGCCCGAACCGGCTCCCGGGTATCTGCGCGTGCTTGCGCTGTCGCGCATCGTGCTGGACAACGTGGATAACATTCAGGCTTCGTGGGTGACCATGGGACCGGAAATTGCCCAGCTGGCCCTGTATTACGGTGCCAACGACTTCGGCTCTCTGATGATCGAAGAGAACGTGGTGGCCGCCGCCGGAGTTTCCTTCCGCCTTTCCCGCGCAGATATCCACAAGATAGTCCGCGCAGCAGGCTTTGAACCCCGCCAGCGCAACATGACCTACGAATTCATCGATCCCCAGCCAGAGGTGTAG
- a CDS encoding LytR/AlgR family response regulator transcription factor — translation MAHLTTLLVHPDAATRAKLRALLEPVPFVRVLGEATSAQEALQLLEAIPYAIFFLGIGLDGPMDGLELARMLMGRKQRPALVFLAEDEQHAFAAFELEATDYIIFPCQESRFARTIDRLRQFKTHYNLAPEPSSRWKEPHAPVAVDHEGDYDALEETVQLPLADDEQESFLSALKQAWEYSSKFRPVEIERLAITLEGKTMLLPYNEIIFVEAYEDYSYVHTATQKYLTSYRLKVLESRLRSHRFFRVHRKYLVNLDMVTEIASLPGSNFMLRSAGRTRIELPISRRRLAELKQVLGL, via the coding sequence ATGGCTCACCTTACCACGCTGCTTGTTCATCCGGATGCCGCAACGCGCGCAAAGCTCCGCGCGCTGCTGGAACCGGTGCCGTTTGTGCGGGTGCTCGGTGAGGCCACATCCGCACAAGAGGCTCTCCAACTGCTGGAGGCCATACCGTACGCCATATTTTTTCTGGGAATAGGACTGGACGGCCCCATGGACGGCCTTGAGCTTGCACGCATGCTCATGGGCCGCAAACAGCGCCCTGCCCTTGTGTTTCTGGCAGAAGATGAGCAGCACGCCTTTGCCGCTTTTGAGCTGGAAGCCACGGACTACATAATTTTCCCCTGTCAGGAAAGCCGCTTTGCCCGCACCATAGACCGGCTGCGGCAGTTCAAGACCCACTACAACCTTGCGCCGGAACCTTCTTCACGCTGGAAGGAACCGCATGCGCCCGTTGCGGTGGACCACGAAGGCGACTATGACGCGCTGGAAGAAACCGTGCAGCTGCCCCTTGCGGACGATGAGCAGGAGAGCTTTCTCTCTGCGCTCAAACAGGCATGGGAGTACAGCAGCAAGTTCCGCCCCGTGGAAATAGAACGACTTGCCATCACGCTGGAAGGCAAGACCATGCTCCTGCCCTACAACGAGATCATTTTTGTGGAGGCGTATGAGGACTATTCCTATGTCCACACCGCCACACAGAAATACCTGACCTCGTACCGGCTGAAGGTGCTTGAAAGCAGGCTGCGTTCGCACCGCTTCTTCCGCGTGCACCGCAAATATCTCGTTAACCTCGACATGGTGACGGAAATCGCCTCGCTTCCCGGTTCCAACTTCATGCTCCGCTCGGCAGGCAGAACGCGTATCGAACTGCCCATCAGCCGTCGCAGACTCGCCGAACTCAAACAGGTACTGGGGCTATAA